A single region of the Paramicrobacterium fandaimingii genome encodes:
- a CDS encoding cytochrome P450 has translation MTLSQPHDLAEERAIPRIAGDQSMAFLAEGYRFGQRRFDEYGADAFRTHLMGRPVLFLRGTEAARFFYEGQRFTRSGAMPRSVQHSLQDEGSVQALVGEAHHERKALFLNLLDEREQGQLRRCFRDEWDAAIGRWGSRRVRLYDEAADVLTRAACAWAGISIDAADARRRSIEFVAMINGAGSFGPKNWRGRALRLRTEKWARTVVQQARESDDDSVVTRLVRYRDADGGGLDDETAAVELLNLVRPTVAVAHFITFAALALERHPRWAEHVRESDDQLRSFVQEVRRTAPFFPLVGGTADRQLTWMGEEVAEGAWVMLDLFATNRDARVWDDPLMFRPERHDAGPSPKDALIAQGAGDYADGHRCPGEPATIELLEEAVLLLTRSMRYDVPEQNLRVDLGTLPARPASGFLIENVTS, from the coding sequence ATGACACTGTCGCAGCCGCATGATCTCGCTGAGGAACGGGCAATTCCCCGAATCGCCGGTGACCAGTCGATGGCGTTTCTCGCTGAGGGATACCGATTTGGTCAGCGTCGCTTCGACGAGTATGGCGCGGACGCATTCCGCACCCATCTCATGGGGCGGCCCGTTCTTTTTCTGCGCGGCACCGAGGCCGCCCGGTTCTTCTATGAGGGCCAGCGGTTCACCCGCTCTGGTGCCATGCCGCGTTCTGTGCAGCACTCGCTGCAAGACGAGGGCAGCGTGCAGGCGCTCGTGGGCGAGGCACATCACGAGCGGAAGGCTCTGTTTCTGAACCTCCTTGACGAGCGCGAGCAGGGCCAGCTTCGACGCTGTTTTCGCGACGAGTGGGATGCCGCGATCGGCAGATGGGGCTCGCGCCGCGTGCGGCTCTACGACGAGGCCGCCGATGTCTTGACGCGCGCAGCGTGCGCGTGGGCGGGGATCTCGATTGACGCAGCGGATGCCCGTCGCCGTTCGATCGAGTTTGTCGCGATGATCAACGGCGCGGGGTCATTTGGCCCGAAGAACTGGCGCGGACGAGCACTGCGCCTTCGTACGGAAAAGTGGGCGCGCACCGTTGTTCAGCAGGCACGAGAGAGCGATGACGACTCCGTGGTGACGCGACTTGTTCGCTATCGCGATGCGGATGGCGGTGGGCTCGACGATGAGACGGCGGCAGTCGAGCTGCTCAACCTCGTGCGTCCGACCGTCGCCGTTGCTCATTTCATCACCTTTGCCGCGCTTGCGCTGGAGCGGCACCCGCGGTGGGCCGAGCACGTCAGGGAATCCGACGATCAGCTGCGGAGCTTCGTGCAGGAGGTGAGGCGAACCGCACCGTTCTTCCCGCTCGTCGGCGGTACCGCCGATCGCCAACTCACCTGGATGGGCGAAGAGGTCGCCGAGGGGGCGTGGGTGATGCTCGATCTGTTCGCGACGAACAGGGATGCCCGGGTTTGGGATGATCCTCTGATGTTTCGCCCCGAGCGACACGACGCAGGCCCATCCCCGAAGGACGCATTGATCGCGCAGGGAGCCGGCGATTATGCCGATGGGCATCGCTGCCCTGGCGAACCCGCGACGATCGAGTTGCTTGAGGAGGCCGTTCTGCTTCTGACCCGTTCGATGCGCTACGACGTCCCCGAGCAAAATCTTCGGGTGGACCTCGGGACGCTGCCTGCTCGGCCGGCATCCGGATTTCTGATCGAGAACGTCACTAGCTGA